The Camelus bactrianus isolate YW-2024 breed Bactrian camel chromosome 13, ASM4877302v1, whole genome shotgun sequence nucleotide sequence CCTGAAAAGCCTTTTAAGGTATACCTTGTGATCTTAACCCCCAACTAGAAGTGGCTTTCTGATGGCATATTTCTTATTACATTCTGTAAAATTATCTGTTTACTTGCAGAAAGTGTCTTCTGCATTCAACTGACTGTTGAAAGTAGGGGTTATTTCTTAAGAACTTAATAGTGTTTGAAAATTCAACAAAAggtcaatgaataaatgagattGGAAAAATTTTTCCTTGTTAGGGACAAAAGAGTGCAATGGGATGCTGTTAACTCAGTCTTCTCAAAGTAATTTCTAAGATGGTTCATGTGAGAGGCAGTTTGGCACAACAGAATCTGACAAGGGTGAGTTAAACttctaatttattaaatatagaaataacttGGGCTAGTGCATTAACTCTTGGAGCTTCAGTTTTCACATATAAAAATAGGTGGCCCACAGGAGATACTCTATACATGTTATTTATAAATACGACATTAGAAAATTTTTAGCAAATGAAAGCCATTGAGATTTATTTTagtattcaatatttttaaacgTAATATCAAACTTACCTTTTCCTTTATCTAGGACGTTGCCAGGAGCTGTCCATGAAAGTTGAATATGACTTTCTTTAAACTTGGCCTCAAGGTCTGTAATTTTACCGGGTGGGAACACTTGAGGGTGATTACCAGGAGGAGGAGCCCCTGATACAGTGAATGACCCTCCAGAGGTTAGCCTGCTAAAGTCTTCTATTTCAGCTTCTGCCATGTCATCTTTGACTTCAGGTCTGGGTGGATTCAGTATAATTTTACCTACCAGAAAAGTAATTTTATGACTTTTCAGATTGTGATGTCTATTCTTTATCTTGTAATCTCATTTGCAGCTGTAGAGAGTTAACACTGACTGATAGCAGCCATTGAAAAAGTAACAGCTTCTAGTGAAAAATAGCTTGTTTTATTGGTGTCGTTTTAAAACTGATGAGGAGACGTTAAGCACTGTTTGTACTATCTTTTAACCTGTCTGTCTTTACTACTTAACTGTAAATTCTTTGAGGATGAGGATGGTGTCTTATTTATCTCTGGAGCGCCAGCATCTACCGAAATGCTTGCCACataggaggtgctcagtaaatttttttctcaacgTAAATGAAATGAACTGAGGGGGACATAAGCAAAACATACTAGAAGCAGAGTATGGTTTTGAAACATAGAGATGATTATATAACTGTATACCTAGGTTTTCCATGGTACATTATATGTTGAATGCTTGCCACATATAATAaatgacacatttccattttaatgCTACTTACCATTTTCAACATAGCCTGGTATATACAGAGCTTTGTTCTGTCCTTGTCTTAAACTTAGCCTAGCCGTATTGTTTCTTGCCTGGGCATGTACTTTTAAACTGTATCTACCATTTCCATGGTAATCTGTAAAATATCTTGAGTAGATGCCATCATTCTTGACAGTATCAGCACCTTGATATTGAAATGTAATAATTAGACATCAAACAGAGTAAAAATGACAATCCTAACTGTTCATGAGCACTAGTGATGGCAACCATTTTGGGAGATAGTATAGCACAATTTTTTAAGTATATGAACCCTAGAATCGGACTATTTGGGTTCAAAGCCTGGCTTGGCCACTTGCAAACCTTTGACTTTGGAAAAGTCTAATTCATGGTAAGTATTCAATTAATATTAGCTACTATTATTTCATAAAAGAAGCctaacaaaaaagggaaaatataacTAGACTGGAGAAAGCAAATGCAAAACACTGACATgaatgaaaatagagaaaaattataCTCTTTAAGTTACATGGGAAAAGTAAAGTtgttcataaaatttaaaaaagataaatgtacTCATGTCTATGTCTAGTCAAGATAACTAAGTgacaagttaaaaaattaaaaacatttcaaattaaatttaattcatttaaattatgaTCTATTAGCATACATACAAAATATTGACTGACTTCTAAGTCATGTGACTATAGTAGGAGTTTCAGTTCAGTGAAAGTTGATGTAGATTCTTATTACCTGCACCATTGTCCCAGAGCTCCAATATTATTTGATGTCCATCTTCAGTTTCTATAGTGGCTGTTACATTGATTCCCAGAACAGGCAAAAACCCTTGACTGACTTGTGCATAAACAATCAGTGGGCTAGGGTAGTGTGCTGTATTTTGGCTCATGTGAGCAGTTGCAGTTACTGGGAGTGTAGTAGGACTTCTTGCTCGAGTAGTCATTGTCACTGTTAGCATTTGAGAGCTGGCATGATTATTTAGAAGGCTGTAAGTCCAAGTACCtgtctgaaaattttaaaaagaatgtctaTTTGAgagcttttgaattttttcctACTCCTGTATAAGATGTTATCTTCATTTTTCCCTCAAAATTGGTTGATAAAACATGACGAAAATAAAAGTGTATTCTTACCTCGGCAATACCTGGTATTCGAAGCCGAGCAGACCGAATATTTAGTTTATCTTCTTTGAAATCTGaggttttatatttctttccttttggatCTTGCAGAAGAATTTCTGGCTTTTTTATCGTCCATGTGACAACAAAGAAAGTGTCATTTCCAATTGTACTATCCACAGGCACTGTACCATTTATCCATTTCCTTCCTGCAATATTTAGGGCTTTGCTTTCCAGCtgttacataaataaaaacaacaaacacatGAAACTGATTTGTTATTACAGTTAATAGCATTTCAAAGTTTAGTCAGTTCGGAGTAActctaaatgtatttttatgatttcaatgaaaattattattattttaaagaattttgcatataaaaagcatttataatgataaaaaatagAAGAATCAAAAAAAGTGTCTATAAGTATCACAAAAAGCAAATTCAGTAAGGATGTTTTTCTTCTGCACATGTGAAATGCTTTCAGGCAGAAGAGTTATTTATTAGAAGAAGAAGTTACTATTTAGGATAATAGAAACTTATTACAAATGTGGAAAGGCAAAGAATTTTTTTGAGATACTGACCTGAATAGCCTGCTGAGTGATGCTGCCGCTTCTAGATGAAATTCTACTGAAAGCATTAGTGAGGCCATTTATGTCTTTATTGGCATAGAAACGATGTCCTCCTAAAATGGAATTGTACTTacttttataatattaattttaaatgagaaaatcgtGTTTGCTATTGTGCTGCTATCAATGTACtatagaatacattttaaaatttctttttaaacttataaAAGATGAATTTCCTGGACCTTAGGAACTTTTAGTATATCAATATCCCAGATGTAATCCTACAGTAACTAAACCTTGCTCAAAATATGTTaggacaaaacaaaaaacctggccaaatattatcattttatatcaattattaaaatttaagtgCTTGCCACATTAGTAAAGCTGATCTAATCCCAAATAATGTTATGGAATGAAATTTTAGACAATTTTTAAACTGTCTGCTTATTTTTTAGTTGTATCTAAGATATACCAAAACAATTAGAGAATGATagtttagaataaaataaaaagtaagtgcAGGATATAAATGATACGGGATTTAAGTAAGAGGGAGATTACTTAGGTATCAGGAGCTGCAAAAGAAAGGATTGCAAAGGGCAAGACTTGGTAATCAGGTAATCTTGGTAATTtgccttgggcaaatcatttgtATTCTCTAGGTTTCCGTTTCTTCCTCGATAAAACGGGGCTATCTGAATCTACCATAGGATAGAGCAGGACCAAAACTGAGCAAGAATTTTGGAACTGCAGTTGAGTAACCATGGAGAAAGAAGTTTCATTTAGGTGGTATTGGTAGAAAGCGGTGAGAAATGAATGAAGACAGCAAATGTTGACTAATATTAGAAGAAGCCAGTATAGGTAGCAATGGagagaagtgggggtggggagaggaagataTTAATttgaacgaaagacaaggaaaggataaagatttattttttaggaCAGGAAAATTTTGAGCAGTTTTGTAATTTAAGGGGATAGAGTCCCTGGAATGGGAGAAACTGAAAAAGTACTTTCTATGCAAAGTGTTCCAAAAGTTTACCTGTCATATTTGACAGCATCTCCAGTTCTTTGTCAGCAGAAGGTCCCAGAGCAATGGTGTGAATGATTGCACCACTTTGCTTTACTCTCTCGAAGCACAGGCTTATTTTATTATCTTCCCCATCTGTTAGTAATATGATTTCAGAACCAGAAGTACTCTGGTTACTCTGGATAATTGCCTGATAATGAAAAACCAGATTATTAATTATGGAATATCACATCTAAAAAGATTTAAACTAGGAATAAACCTTTAGTCTTTAGAGAAGTCACTTTAGTCTTAGAGAAGTCACTAGGCCTGCCCATCAGAGGAAACTTCCTTTGAGTTGACATTCCAGGCTGAGGTGGCTTGGAATAGAGTGTAATGTACAATGCTCATGTAGGGTTTCCTAGATAGAATGTTAAAAAGTGCTTCTAACCCTTTCAAATATACTGAAGCTACtcaagagagaaagaataaaacactgaGAACAATGCCTAACACGTTGTAAGTACTCAATGAACATTAGCTTTTATTATTATCCCAAGAGATATTTGGGGTGGAGGCAAATGACCCGGGCAGTTTTAGAAGGTTAGACAGTATTTGCAAAGTGGTGAGTGAAGGCAGATATGCAAAGTTAAATGATGTGACATGTGTCTTTTTATGCATTTTAGTTGATAATTGAAGAATCTCAGGATTCCTGGGAAAAACACTGACCTGTTATGAAGAAGGAAGTTTATGAATTTACCAAGTGTTATAATTTTGAGGGGTATTTTCCTGGCTTGTACCAAGAATATTGGCTAAGACAATGTACTCAGACAAACTGAGAGTAAATTTTAGCTCTGTCATTTGCTAAACAGAATAgctagtatttaatttctctcattcatatatatatacatatatataaatatatatttatatttataatagagGTCTATAAATAGCTCAGTGTAGTGCTTACCTTTTTGAACTTTGGGGTAAGAAAGACCAGGTTTGAACTGTAGATTTACCAATTACTGACATATGATCTTGAGAGAGATACTTAATtactctgcacctcagtttccttatgtgcAAACTGGGCATAATAATAGTGCCTGACTAAAAAATTAATAGTAAGGATGAAGTAAGAGCATGCATATAAAGCATTTAACATAGGCAATAATGTAGTATATATGCTCAATAAATTTCAGATGAATTGCATGGTTATGTAAGTAAAGGTTTATATATTGATATGGTTTCATTACATAAGTAATTAGGAAGTTTTTATATGTTTGAATGTAATTTAATATAATCTATCCAGCAGTAGACTCTGGTCAAAATGTTATATGATATATATCAAAACatattaagaaaaacatttatgaaCCAGTAAGTGCAAACATTATGACACCTTCCCAACATATAGTACTGTCATATTTTAGAAGTGAATAGGCATATGTAAGAATTATGATTATTATACATATAAGAattatggttattataaaatagcAATCCTTTCTTGagcacttgtttcttttttattgaattatagttgatttacaacggtatattagtttcaagtgtacaacagagtgattcaatatttttatgaattatactctatttaaagttGTTACAAAATAATGACTGTatatccctgtgctatataatatttcctggttacttatttattttatatgaataaGCCATACCCCACCCTgtgcctccctctttcctctccccactggtaactccCAGATTGTTCACTATAGCTCTGAGTCtttattttgttatatacattcatttgtgttattttctagattccacatataattgataacaaaatatttgtctttccctgtatgacttatttcactaagtatgcATAAAACCCTTTAGGTACATCCATACTGTTGCAATGCATAGTTGCTCCTCACTAAAATCATGATGGCTATGCGCACACTGGATTTTTCTTCCCCTAATTAGCCACTCCTCAGTGCAACTGAGTATCTCTGGAGTATGTTGGTGATATAACCACACTCAGAGAGGCTCCAGCTATAGACAACAGAAAGcctctaaaattatttaaataagggGCCTATAAACTCATGATCCTTGTTCCAAGATAGCtggacaaaattaaaaacaacggTAAATGGCAAATGATATTCagaaaagcctttttattttaccTGAAATCCTGCTTCGAGTCCGCTGCAAATTGCAGTTCCACCACTGGCCTCTTGAGGCAGATTTGCAGTGATGTTTTGGTAAACGTTATGGTCAGTTATCCTGGTTagattattttggattttagCAAAACTTTCAAATGTGACCATCCCAACCAAGGATCCCTTTTCAATAATTTGAATCAAGAATAATTCTGCTGCTTGATTCATTCGAAAGAGACGGTCTTCCTGTAAGAAAGAGATGTCTGAACAATTCCCAAATCTCCTCCAGTCTTGAAAGATTGGTAAAAGACAAGGTTGTTCATGGGCCAGAGATCATGATAATAATTGAttattgtattttaaagtttaatttcattatattaaaaagaaataatttgaaagaaaaatgttaaaaatcagtCATGTTATACTTGGAAAAGCCTTAAAAATTTATACCTTCTTTAACAGTTTTATATTCAGAAACTTAtgctaaagaaataatttaaaaatgcatacaaaaATGTTCACTGCAACATAATTTTATATCACCAAAATGTCCAATAATGGGGGGTTATTTGACTAAATTATAGTATTGCATATGATAAAACTATTGAAATTTATGTCATGGAATCAATTTTTTCCTTGGGGAGTGTTTAAGGTACAGTAAGCAGAAAAATCATATTATAAAACATTATATAAGATATAATCTCATTTTTgaggaggaaaaacaaatacataaacagaAAAAAGACTAGAATGACATATGCTCAATGATAGAATTAtggataatttttactttttcttctcgTCAGTTATGTTATTTCTAGTTTGTTAGAATTTAAAGTTAAAGAATAAACATTATCCATAATCCAATAAcctttttaaacaactttttattttggtatattATCTTCTAGTGCTTGTCCATATAAAATCCttgtaattaaatttattaaaataacaaaaatatattttagttacCTTAGTAGAATTAAACCTaagattaaattatatttctattagcTTAAATACTTAATTTAGGAGAGCTAACAAATAAAGATCTTACTGAATCCATGCTTCCAGATTTATCAAGTACCAGACAGACAACTCGCTGTTTGGACTTAAGCAGTGAAAACGTGGGATGAGATGGTGGGTTTGTTCCTGTCATGGGAGATACATTCTGGAAGTCACTGGAGCCCATGATTACATCCCATGTGCTTCTCCTATTGCACATTTTGTTGTGTAGGTTTGGAGCTTCTGTATTGTGTGTTTTTGCTGTACAAAATTCAGTCACCTGAAAAAGATCAATTAAAAGACAATAATATGGCCACTGATGAGGCGTTACCTTCCTTCCCAAATACACAGTTGGCTGCTGTATACATCCTTCACAGATTTTATCTCCTGACAATTAAAAATCGTTTCATAATCTAACATTCTGACGTCCATCTTGCATACTTGAGTGGAGAGGAAGCAAAGTAAAACCATCAGTATATCCTGGGAAGTTATTTGGTGATTCCTTTTAGATACAGGCAGATCATAGCATGGGGGGCGGTGACAGCTGGCACAACTGCTAGGTTAACTTCTTACCTTCCCTTCTAGGCTCTGGTGGGACTCAAGCATGGAATTAAGTTTAATGGAGAGGGGGACAGGATTTGGAGTAATTTCTAGCTGCCCCCTAAAAGTGGGATAAAGAAAATGGCCTTCTTTAATTGCCTaggtattttctgtctctttatagTTTATTGAAAACCTTGATGACAGATATTCTCACAACCTCAAATGCTGTTAGTTCTGATGAACTCtgctgtaaataaaataatacttccgaaaaagtaatgaaaatgtaGGATGAAATAAGGAAATGCAATTGCTtctctttcagttgcaaatggtGATTTGTATCCAGTAATTCTGCCACATGATGTTTCATTACTAAAGAATCTGTGAAAATCCTCCAAGTTCTGAAAACGTAGTAACTTGGATAGACACTCGCATAAACTAATGCAGCATTCAGAAAAGAATTCATCTTGCAGTAAAACCTTAGCTTTATaagtctcattttgttttttcaaatgcccTCCCCATACAAAATCTCCAGCTGTAAGCTCAGATTTAGAACTAAATTATTAAACTTGAATACCTTCTATTCAAGTTTTAagagtttgtttttcttctattatgTTTCCGATTTACATTTCCCGGAAGGGGTTATATTGGATGGGAGAAAAGTACATTTTTCAGTCAAAGCAGTAATTTGTAATCATCTTGATGATATGAAATGCCCATCAAATCTAGCTCCTCTTGCTACACCCACTGGCTTTATCCAGGGCCTTCAGGCCCCTTAATCTGCCTGTTGCCGTGGCCTTCcagctggtctccctgcctccactgtCATCTCGCTCCATTTTGTGTTTCACAGCTAGTAGAATTATCTTCCTGAATTGGCTGATCACATCAGCAATCTGAAGTTGATAAAATACAAACGCCCTAGCTTTGCAGGTTCCAGTTTCTTGTTTCAGTCTTATTTCCTGCCCCTTGCTCACTATGTATGCTTTGCTTATAGAACACTGAACCTTTTCCTATCCTTAGAGTGTGCTGGAAACTTTCACAGGGTCTCACTAATCCaaatggaaaaaaggagagaaaattttgtgCAATTTAGGAAAGGGTGCCCTTTTCTCAAGTCTTTTTTACTGCTTTTTATGGAAAATTGTTCTAATCAATATTAAAATCTTTAGTGACCATGATGCAAGTAATTTGGGCAGTGCTCAACTTGTACAGTCATGTGTGACTTCCCTGTATTTTTCCACTCTTTGCTTCTGTAAACCTGTTTCTTTGCTTGTaactcccttccttccctgtccTGCTTTGGCAAGTTcatacttatttttttccaaatcccAGCTCAAAACTCATCTCTTTAGAAACCATTTTCTGACCTCCAGTTGGAGAGGTTTGCTGTACTCTCATAGCACTTGGTTTCTATCTCTTTCTACTTTGTACCcaagtatatttttcttatatctcTACCTCTTTCACTAAACTGAGTTCCTCaagaatagatattttaaattatttcagtattttttcagcTCCTAGCACAGTGTTGGGCATGAAGTGGGAGTAATGAAGTTTCAGGGAAGGGAATCATAGACTTGAACATTCAACATTTCAGATCTTATTTCTCCTGGGTCTGAGCTTATGCCCTGGGTACGGATGCTATGTAATATATTTAGTCTATGTTATGTTAATTAGAAGGTAGTGTTATTCTGGACAAGATAAATGGTTAAAGCACAGTATTTGTCTCTGAGCCATATCTTGTATAATTAGTTGCCCTCCATATTTCAGCTacatgattttctttcttcattattgCTTATTTACCAGGTAGGAGGCATGAGTTATCTTCTCACAGTCAAATGATTTTGGAATTTATAGTTTGGTACAGGCAGTATATATTTCAGTTATCCTCTTGTGTCACATGATCTGATACCTATTCGGATGCTGAATTATTTGGCTAGCCTTTGCTGACCCAGATTCAGCAAGTTAAAGTGAAACTTCTTAACTCATCTTTCAAATATTTCCAGGACGGAGCTCTGGAAAACAATTTCTGCTTAAATATCTTCATTGGATTCATTTAGGAGTTTTAGAAGAAATTATCAAGTCTATATTTTTACTCAAGTCCTTCATCATTATGCCCTAgactccaaaaaaattaaaattttattggaaacaGCAAGCCTTTATAAACCACTACCCAGGGATGTATATGTTGTAGTAATTTGGTataaaaatatttgcttcttTTAAATGTTAGTTTACTATCTAGGGATGGTATACTTTACTTTGATCTGTTGTTTTTAATAACTCATATGTTTCACATTTATAAGTCTTCTTTACATGTTTGTAAACTTTCATTATATAACTATAATATGTTTGCATTAATTAAGACTGGATTTATCCAAGGGAAGAGACAATTCACTATTATCCAAATattttataagttaaaaaattttaagttcattttgTACTCAGCTTGTGCTAAGCACTATGATCATACTTTGTATGTATTAGCTCTTATAAACCTAACAACAATGACACTGTAAAGTGAGCATTATAATCCCCATTTAAAAGACGAGAGAGCTAAACCTGAGATTTAACAGTTTGCTCATAGTGACATGGCTTGAAAATGACGGACCGGGTTTTGATATCAAGTCTATCTGACTTCAAGGCACCTGTTCTTATCTACTGAGCTTTATACATTTAAACCAGATATTTCGAGTCAAACATTAGCTTTGGAACTTAAATTGTTGTATTGTGATTGGTGATTGTGAagttttcccctttgttttgtAGAGACAGGACCATTTATGTCTTCACAGTATCGCTTTGCTATAACTTGTGTGTTTTAGTGTAAAGTTAATGGAAAATAGGGAATGTCAGTACTTTCCAAAGCTATTGAATGAATTACTTTGGAAAAGTAGTATTACTATATTTAGAAAGAGTTAAAAGTAAGGTTGTGGACACAAGTCCACAGAAGTCAAATGAGGAAAGGGATGTTATAAGAAATTCTGTGATGCCAATGAGAAGGGTACAGTTCTacatctgaagaaaaaaagaaaaacaagttagtAAAAAGAGTGGAATAATTTCCAGACACACCCTGACACAGGACTGGAGAAAATGACTGCTAACTAATTGTCTTTGTAATTTCCTTCATTTCTATGGTATACATAATTTCATAACAGAAAATCCAGCTTCCCtaattatttttcccccaaaatttcCTTTGTGAGACTAGAAGAAGAAGGTACTTACTGAGTGGAGACTTTGCATAAACATAATGGATTCCCTTGCAGTCTGGGATTTTTCTGGGATGAATGTACATTTTGCTTCATACAGCCCCGTCTGTGAGTCACGTCTGCACGGCCTCGTTATACAGCTGCCTCCCTGGCACTCCTTGAAAACTACATTAGCACCAGTGATACGAGTTGAGCATCTATGATGAAAGAattagatgaaagaaaaaatagatgaaggctagagaaattatgaataaagattAACATTCTAAAGTCATTCCCTCAGTGACAGTTGCTATAGATCATGTACCAACGTTCCATTTTGACAGAGGTGGGCACAGTGTCCTATTAACTATTTACTATCGATTTCAACAAGAATAATGATGTTAATTCAtatgtattaatatttattgCTCACTAATGTGATCAGTACATCTATTATCCTTGTGACTTTGAGCTAAAGATGATAATTCCTAACTCACAGGgatgtgaagattaagtgagttaCGACATACAGAGGAGGTGCTTCCTAGTGGAGAGGGGAGAGTCAACATTATGCTTAAAACCCTCTTAAATTTCTTATGTATggttcatatatacatatatattgttatatagatggatacatatatatcccatacatagaaaaccataGGTGGTTTTGTGTTTACAGCATTTTGCAATTTACGTTTGAAAAATGCTGAGCTagactgaaggaagaaataaaaataaaccctgCATGACAATGCTTATGCATTCAAACCTTCTGGTCTTAATAATAAGTAAGATAATTGTCAAGTCCCTGGCAGGGAATGGAGTGGGTTGGGGTGTGGGTAAAAGATTCCAAAGAGTTCTTGTTTATCTGCAGGATTCATTCCCATTCTGTGTTAATACTGTACTTCATAACATTAATCCCATTgtaataaatttatttgtattgCAAGGATTAGAGGAGATGGTTAGTCATAGTTTCCAAGAGGGTTACCTTTAGAGTGAGCATGAAAGTTAAATTTACACTGCCTCCCACAAAGTGcctggctcaataaatgttattttagatACACGTTTTTAACTAATATAtctcttttttatgactaataaGGAAACTCatccatttttcattaatttatgaaAAATTGGTTGTTTGATACATTCTTTGTTTAGCTTTTACTTTATGCCATGCTCAAGGctaggggattaaaaaaaatcagtcctcAAGGATCTTAAAATCTagtggggaaaataaaattacacagaCAATTTCTGCCCAGTGTGAGAGAAACCCCTTACACTGCTTTGGAAACTGTCTTAAAGGGTATGTGAACCCAaatggagggagaggaaaggcaCTTAAGGAAGAAGGTTTTAAACTGATTCTTGAAGGATGAACAAGCATTGTTTGAATAAGGGAGGTGGTGCTGGGAGGAGtagggtgggaggaggtgagaggaATGAGTGTATTGGGTTGGAAGCCTAGTCTGTAAAAATTGTGGGCAGCTCAGTAGAGATAATGCAAACAACACAAATGGGATGGGAAAGGCATTTTTCTGCCACACCTCTTTCCTCTAGTATGTTTTTTATCTCAAAGACTAACTTCCTGTTACATTGATTTCTTTTGTTCCTTAATGCTCTTTACTCCGTATGcttgatattatttttaatttaaatattgtatCTATTCATAAATAAGGCCTGTCTAAATTTACACagaattatatttcttaaaaaatcaattttctcaCTTATCCTTATGAAaagtactttttttccctttaagctcaagattaaatgaaaattaaaatatatttaacatgagACTATTTAACATGATGTATTTAACAGTTTAATTGATTTCAGTGAAACAAATTTACCTTAAAAAGTTATGAATCAAATGGAACAAAAGATTGTATA carries:
- the LOC105075470 gene encoding calcium-activated chloride channel regulator 1; translation: MALSLNVILFLTFYLLPRMKSSMVTLNNNGYDGIVIAINPSVPEDERLIQNIKEMVTEASTYLFHATKRRVYFRNVSILVPITWKSKSEYLTPKQESYDQADVIVANPNLKYGDDPYTLQYGQCGEKGQYIHFTPNFLLTDNLPVYGPRGRVLVHEWAHLRWGVFDEYNVDRPFYFSRRNTIEATRCSTRITGANVVFKECQGGSCITRPCRRDSQTGLYEAKCTFIPEKSQTARESIMFMQSLHSVTEFCTAKTHNTEAPNLHNKMCNRRSTWDVIMGSSDFQNVSPMTGTNPPSHPTFSLLKSKQRVVCLVLDKSGSMDSEDRLFRMNQAAELFLIQIIEKGSLVGMVTFESFAKIQNNLTRITDHNVYQNITANLPQEASGGTAICSGLEAGFQAIIQSNQSTSGSEIILLTDGEDNKISLCFERVKQSGAIIHTIALGPSADKELEMLSNMTGGHRFYANKDINGLTNAFSRISSRSGSITQQAIQLESKALNIAGRKWINGTVPVDSTIGNDTFFVVTWTIKKPEILLQDPKGKKYKTSDFKEDKLNIRSARLRIPGIAETGTWTYSLLNNHASSQMLTVTMTTRARSPTTLPVTATAHMSQNTAHYPSPLIVYAQVSQGFLPVLGINVTATIETEDGHQIILELWDNGAGADTVKNDGIYSRYFTDYHGNGRYSLKVHAQARNNTARLSLRQGQNKALYIPGYVENGKIILNPPRPEVKDDMAEAEIEDFSRLTSGGSFTVSGAPPPGNHPQVFPPGKITDLEAKFKESHIQLSWTAPGNVLDKGKANSYIIRISKNFLDLREDFDNATLVNTSSLIPKEAGSIENFEFKPESLRIENGTKIYIAIQAVHEANLTSEVSNIAQATRFIPLQEASVPALGTKISEISLAIFGLAMILSII